The Pristiophorus japonicus isolate sPriJap1 chromosome 17, sPriJap1.hap1, whole genome shotgun sequence DNA window ttcctcctaccaaaatacaccacatcacacttgtttatattgaaattaatttgctatTTGCATGGCCATTCTCCAAGTTTGTcgtcttgtattttgtcgcagtcttcctcagtattaactatacccccaaTTTGGTATCGCCTGCAAATTTTGATGATGTACTTTGATTTGGACTCGGAAATCAATCATATAAATGGTGCAGTGGTGTCAGCATCAATCCCTGTagactggtggctggtgtgcaacggccaccacatgtttaaaaaaaaaaaaaaaatccacgcacaggcatcttccactcttgaggatgtagttcgagttcttctttcaaaacacctgtgaactcatcctttttttttggtgtggaagcaagtcatcctcgtttcgaggatcgCCAATGGTGatgaatccctgtggaacaccacttcccacctttgccagtctgagtaactacccgtAACCAAGGTTCCCGCTAAGCTACATGGCTGCGCAGCAGTCAGGAAGAcctgcgcaggccactcaccagcttttCAATGGCAATAACCACGCATGCGTGAAAAATGGAATGGGCCGCGCAGTTAGTTAACGGGGCCCGTGCAAGAAAAGAAATTACAGGGGCCATTGCCTTTAACGAcgactgttttctgttttgtaaccaGATTTAATTTGTGCTGTATTAATTAAAATTTGATACTTGGAGCCACTTATAGGACAGTTATCTTTGTAAACTGTCATTTGAGTGACATTCTAAGCTGAACTCCTTTTAtttagtttgatttttttttacactTTCAATTACATTTGAACCTATGTTCCTACTCCCTTATTTTAGGACGCCTGAAGATCAGTTTGGTAACATTGAAATGGTCTGTGCAGAATGCCCCAATTACTGGCAGAATCAAAATGTTGCTGCATGCACTGCCACTTCTGTATGTTAAAAATTAAACTTCAAGCTGATACAATAGCACAGCTGCTACCTCGCCAGAGCTGTCATTTTAGATGCGGGCTTACTAAGCAAGACTCGCAGCTTGTTCCCATCCAGCTGCAGTTTGACCCAGTTTTCTAGGCAGCGTGCAGTGCAGTGATCAGAGCAAGCAAGCTCGCTATGAGTCTTTCTCCAGCTAATGCGGAGGAAGATGAGACCAATTTGCTGAAGGTTATGTGAAAAACAGAACATAAGGTTATGTAGTGAACTTGTAAATCCTGATGTCCTAGTAATGGATGTAGAATCAGATGGTATAGAATCCGTAAGATAGGAGGAGGGAAATAGGGACATGTATATATTGAACTTGCTACTTTCCATCCCACCCCTCACCAAAACGAAGTCCGTAGTTTGATTTATCAAATCTTTGTAACTGGTTTACTTTGTGACTGAACATCTTAATCTTTGAATTGCAGCTATTTCAGTTTTTTCCACCTGGTACAGTATTGTTACTAGAATTCATAATTCTATGGGATCCCTGAAGTTTGTTCTTTAAATGCCAGTAGCATGATGGCAGTAAAACATACTGAATGTTTCAATGTTGATCAGCTACTGAACAATTTCAGTAAGAGTTATGATCAAATGATGTTTGAATTATATATTATCCTCGAGTTTCCTGATCTTACTGACTTTTCAGGAAATGGATGACACCGTAATCAGTCCTGAAAAGGCGGAGGAAGCAAAGTTGAAGTTAAAGTATCCAAAGTTAGGACAGAAGCCTGGTGGGTCAGATTTTTTGAGGAAACGACTACAGAAGGATGTAAGTATTTGTTGGAAGTAATTTTACTATAACTGTTGAACCTTGTGGGTGCACTCAGATTTTTGCGATCTAGTGTTAAATGCTTTTTATATACTTTTGCACATATTACCCAATTATAGTATTTTTAACCATATATCGAATATGAATGTCTTTAAAGCCATATGGTTATTGGAGTGCAAGTTCTTGGTGCACAGTTGACGAGATAGCAAGCACTTTATTTAAGTGCGAATCTGTTGAACTGAGGTTATTGGAGAACATGAATCTTTGAGTGACCTCTGCCATCAAAGACAGGACATTAGGGTTTGCAATTCCTTTTCACTAGGATCTCTGCTTAGCCCTATATACAAGGAGCTGTGTTCTTGTTTTTTTTCTCCTATTGGTAGCTGTGCTGTTGTATCTGTCTTAACAGTTTCTTTTCTAAATTCTGTAGTTCTTTGTTTTCCagaatttttaaaaatgatttttaGTGATTCTTATCATTGGTATAACTCCAGCACCGTGCAAAGGCACACTAAATGGTTTGAGCACCTTATAACAATAAAACAATTGTCTCCTGACAATTCAAAGTTAGGTGCTTGGGCAGCAGAACATTGCAGGCAGTAAGGACACATGCACCAAGATCTTCTGAGTGCTAAATCCAGCAGAATAACACTGGTGTCTCTGCTGGGATTGCATTCAAGTGATGCTGATCTGTCTGACACAACCTTGGCTTGATGCTGATGCCTGGCTTCAAAGATGAAGGTCCTTCTGGGCTGTCAGAACTCTGCTTCGCCTGCTGTCTACTGGTAATTGAACGATCAGCAATAATATTCATTTTCCATATGTGTTGGAACAATGTTAAAAGGACTAAATCCTGCATCTAATAGCTGACACCTCTCTACCCAAGGAAATACTTATTTTTAGGACTGCCAAATGGTCCATTTGAAGGAACTGTTGGTCCTGGTTCTAACATTTGGTTTGTGCTTTGGAGAAattttgggcccgaaattggtggacttgcCGTCCACTGCACAGCGGTCGCCCTGGTTTCTGGGCGCTTTCCCTGCCAAGTGAGTTTGGTGGAGTCCTCCTGCCGGCGGGGTACCGTTTGCGTGCAatgcccacaagagtcctcccacCACTGTGttgccagtttggtccaggcggtcctccgctccagcatggGCAAAGCctgccgcatggaggcaggtcttacctcagtggtaagtacgaagacctgcaaagaaaggttagtccacttttcttttgcagggatttaggtcgatggggtcccctgaaggatttctggtggttATCTTTTTtgttttgaacattttttatttgatcagttttcccccctccctggaccCGACTAAATCCATggcggtactttgccaaggattgcatttgctgcccagaatagGAACTGCTGCCGCCCAGAATtcgcgtgcaaggcccatttttgcccgCCAGGcagtctttcccacattttttcatgaaacttctgcccaaagtaccgtcaggatcttagcagtcctttgggcggaacttagctttcaccaaactcgggtCCTTTGACTTTCCCGGGGCACAGAATAAATGTTAGTAGGACCAGGAAAAATAGTACCTGTTGGTATTCCCCATTTTCCATTGTCTAATTCCTATGTAGTGGTGGTCCATATTTTAATCACTTAACACTTTTTTTCTAACCTCCTTTAATTTTTTGTGGTTAACTTGAAGTTGTGCCTTCTCATTTACTGTCTTGTCTCTCACCTTTGGAAACAGTATGTCGTCTTCCCTCACCTTGAAGACCTTTCATCTATTCAGCTTCTCAGCTTGACGGGGGAGGAGAGCGTTTGAGACCCTTACTTCTCAATCACTGCAAAACTAACTCCTCATTGCTGGTGACATCTTAGTGAATCTACACTTGCATTTTTCCACTTCTGTTGCATCTTGGAGTGCTCAGAACTACAGAATTACCATTTAGCATGTACTTAGTAACTTTATCTTCTTTTACTCTAGCTTACCAACAGAAGCAAGGCTTATAATCACCATTtctttttgaataggggtgttgccACCCTTGAGTTCTCTGGCACAATTTTCCTTTTCAAAGAATTTTGGAAAATTGTCAGAGACTCTTCTCTAGCTTCCTTCGAGATCTTTGGATGTAAATCCTGTTGTTCATTTATCTTTCAGTTTGAATAAATTTGTCTTTGAATAACCCACCTTCAGTTCTACATTACAATATCCACTTCCTCTGAAAACTAAGCCATTTCTTCATTTAACACTAAAACTTGCATCTCTTACTGCTAATGTGTCTAAATAAAAAAAATTTTGATCATACTGTACTATTTATTTgctaattttctctctcccttagcTACCTTTTTGGAGCTTTAATATTTGCCATTCATTTTTACATGCCCTGTAATCAATGCTTTTTAATTTTGGGGTTTTGCTTTTAACAGCCCCTTCCATCCATGGGGCCCCAGCTTATTGTATGCTCTTACTGGATGCACTTGATTTGTTCCCGTCCAACTCCAATTTGAATATTCCCCTGCTGAGCTCTGGTTCTGTTTGCTAGATTTCCTCTCAATTTTAACCTGGACAAGATCCATCTTCCCTCTCGATTATTTTTTTCCCAGTCATGTTCCCTTGCCTTCCACCTTTTTTTCTTTTCCTTCTATTAACCTAATTATGTTGTGCTTACTGTTCTCTCCTGTTTGCTATGATTCATTACCCGAACCAGTACAAGCAATGCTTCTTGCTTACTACAGCAATGTTATGGCAAATAATGCTGAACACTAATGTAAAATATCTTTCCTTTTCACAACCAAGCACTTTGACTATCCCAGTTTCGGTAAATGAAACTGGAACTGTTGATGTCACTAATTTGTGTAAAATGTTAGCCTCTATTTCCTGGTCTACAATATGTGATCAGTAATGTGACCGATCCTTTACTCTGCCTCAACTTAATCCAAAGGGATTGTGATTGGATCACTTCTCTTTATATTTTGATGATGTACTGCTAATCTTTACACACAAGTGATTATATTGTTTCTAATACAACAACTCCAGATTCTTCCTATCCTGTTTGCCGATATaactgactgcacttcaaacacAAGTCATTTGATGGTTGTAGTTTCAGATGCACTGTATACGAGGGGCTATATAAACAAATGTATTTTTCTTGTCTTCTCTTTCACCTGTCTCTCTTTGCATGTATGTGCAGCATTTTAATTGAAGTCTGTTCTGTAAAAGCTGATTGCAATAGGGTGTTTTGCAGTACAAAACCTTGCGCTATAATTGTTGAGGGTGGGGTATTGCAAATTGACTATCAAAAGCTCAACTTGTAACAGTAATTATGATCATGTTTTTAAAATGGAATGATTGCTTCAGTGTGAACTAATTTTGTTTATGTTGCAGCCAAAGTACTTTGATTCAGGAGATTACAATATGGCTAAAGCTAAGATCAAGAACAAGCAGCTGCCAAACAGTGGAGCAGACAAGAACCAAGTGACTGGGGAACACATTCCCACTCCGCAAGACCTGCCTCAGAGAAAACCTTCTCTTGTTGCTAGCAAATTGGCTGTCTGATACCTCCATGAAGAATGCATAAAACTCTTGCCATTCCTCTTTCTTGCTATTCATTCCTGTGTTTTAGCTTTTTTCTTGTACCATTACATCAACATGACTGACCGCTTGACAGATAACTACAGTACTATGCTGTTGCTGCAAGAAAGTCCTGTAAACACAGACTGAGGACCAGCCTGGGATTTCATAAACTATACACCATGCACTGATGACAAGGACTTTGATGTTAAAAGTAGGAAGTAGTGGACTACAATACTGAGGCACAAATATGTACATATAGTAACTTCATGTAGAAGCAGTCCCAAGAAGTAGTGACATTAAGTATTTTACATTTTTACTGTTTCCAGTTTCCCATAAATTAGTATAAAGCTACTGGATTGAATTAGGTAAGCCTTGATTGTTTTTCTTTTTCCATGTTTTTTTTTCTGCGTTCTTGCATATGACTAATCTCAATATTGCAACTAACAATCCTTCTGGATGTTAACACAAAAATGCATAGAGCATGTTTGAAAACCAGGATAGCTGCCCATTCCTCAACTAGTCTTGAGAAGCTTAAAGAGCTTTAAACCTATTTAAATGTTTGTGTTAATTGGACAATATTTGTCCACTCCGATAtagccctcctggatgtacttcaaTTTATAACTACTTGTGCCTCCTAGCAGTTCTGAATGGTATTCACTAAAGATTGGTAGGTTAGGGCTGTTGTATATTCAAGGTGATTGAAATGTGCATGAGCATAGACTGTGCAGTCACTGTGCCATTTTTGTAAATAAAATAGTTTTGCACAACATGTGCTGTTGCTGCCTTTAAGTAGTGGGGAGTTATTTGTAATTAGCCGATTGCTACACATCTTGAGTATAGAGAATCAATTGAAATCTTCTCTGCAGTGTTGAAGTTCCAGTGCTGTATAATAATGGGGTGCTCCATGTCCTCCAAACATCACTGGGGGAGATTAGTTACCACTTTGTGGCTAGTCGACAGAGCTGTGGGTATTATTAACCTGCCATCAGATGGGGACGTTGTAGCGAGACTTGAGATGTTCCTTGAAAGAAATCTTGCTTCCAAACACTTCAAGTTAGCATTTACAATAATTCACATACTCGGGTGTCCAAATAATCTATCAGTTGTTCAATGTGTATGTGGATACTATCCTCGCAGACTTGTGCTAGCATTTGCCAATTGGATTCATTTGATATGCCTGCAGTTGCACCAAATTGGCTAATTCCCATATACATCTACAATCAGTCTAGATAGTGATCATGTTTGGGACAGTAATTGCATCAATTCATTCCAAATGGTTAACCATCAAGGGCAAATAGGCATCATCTATTGGCTGGTCAAGTTGCTCACACTGATCTGATGAATTTGGTGAAGATGCAAGAATAGCTGATTTGACAGCAGGTTGTGTATTGCAATAAAGTTCAAAACTTGAATGCTAGTTATAATATCTTGATATGTTGCCAGTCAATTCTAAGTATGTCTGCCTTAAATTTTGTATTAAATTATACATGTTCAAAGAATAGTGCTGTTTTATTCCTCTGAACAGTACTTTATAAAATGGATTCCTCCTTCATATAAGTGCAATGGACTGGGagtggtaacatagtggttatattactggattagtaatccaaaggcctggacaaatgatccaggacacgagttcaaatcccaccacggtagctggggaatttaaattcagttaattaaattaatctggaattaaaaagctggtatcagtacttgtgaccatgaaactacccgattgctgtaaaaacctatctggtttgctaatgtccttttagggaaggcaaTCTGCCCCTGTTAACTGTtctgggcctatgtgtgactccaaaccacagcaatgtggttgactcttaactactctttgaatggccgagcaagccactcagttgtaccaaaccgataCAAAggctcgagggcaactagggatgaacaataaatgctggcttttctggtgatgcccacattccaCAAACAAATAAATGAATCCACCCTGTAGACTGCCTCCTTGAAAGCTTGAAAGAACTGGCTCTTCCACCATGCAGCAGCAATATATGAGCTCCTCGTGGTTCGGCCCTACTTCCAGCTTCCTCATATCGTACTGTGCATGCACGACTGGCTTGCGCACACAAAGGGGCAAGAATCCACAGCACACATGCAGATAATCACTCCATTATGTTGATGTGGATGCTGCTCTGAATAAAAGCTCTTAAGAGGGACTTTGGATTTGCTTCCTCATCCTTTTAGGCTGAATACACCATGTTGGTAGCTGCCTTCAGTTGCAGAGAAAAACAAGTGTTTGAATTTCCAATGTTTTGTTTTATTCTGGCCTTTATTTCATAATATCCAAATGCATTTTAAGGTAAGTGGGAACTGAATACTTTAACATGCCATGGGAAATACCTCTTGGCATTGGAACATAATTTTCAGGAACAGTAAAAGTTAATATTTCAGAGATTAACTCTATTTTGCCATAATCCCACTTTCCTATGTTCAAAGAAATTGTTAGAACTCTCAGTATCTGCTTCAGTAACGTTCCCAGGTGTTAAATATGCAACCATTGCCCTTTTGAGTGAAGTTCTACCAGACTTATTGCTTCTAGTTTTCTAATTAACTTTATCATCTCTGGTATTTGAActcttaatcatcatcatcatttgtaTGGATGAATTTTACCAATTCATTTGCAACTGGAAGATTAGCATTTCTGTGAAGCCTTTCAAGACATCACAAAGTGTGtcacagccaattaagaacttttgaagtgtagttacatcAACTGGATCAGCTCCATTTCTTTTTCT harbors:
- the arpp19a gene encoding cAMP-regulated phosphoprotein 19a, with the translated sequence MSLRYEAVKRSEEPSAEERQEMDDTVISPEKAEEAKLKLKYPKLGQKPGGSDFLRKRLQKDPKYFDSGDYNMAKAKIKNKQLPNSGADKNQVTGEHIPTPQDLPQRKPSLVASKLAV